GTCTTGGCCTGCCCCTAATTTCGTATAGATGATTCCGCAAATGTACGACTCTCATTGTATTCCTGATACCAGGCTTCGATGAGCTGTCTTGCTTCGGCCAAGCGTTCACTTAGCCGAAAGCAACGGTTTCACTCCAGCTCTGGCCATTCTGGTCCAGAGTGCATCCCACGTTTCCAGGTGTCAGTCTCGGGACCCTACGCTACAATCTGTCATAGGGACACTCACTACGAGCAGATTGAAAAGGTCTTCCACCATGGATGAGTCAGATATCTACGCCCGGCTAACGGAAATCTTCGAAGACGTCTTCGATGATGATTCGATCACTGCGACTCCTGCGCTGTCGGCCAAAGACGTGGATGGATGGGATAGCCTGACCCACATTCGGCTGATACTCACGGTTGAGAAGGCGTTCAAAGTCAAATTTTCGACTTCGGAAATTGGCAAGATGGAAACCGTTGGCGACCTGGTGACGCTGATCAAGGCTCGAGTTTGAAATAAAGGCGGCCATTGCATCCGACCGAAACTGCCAGTACGTTGAACGGACTGGCTTTCCATCAGAAGAACTGAATGCAAGGCGACGAATTCGGGTACCGCCAGAAAGGCCCATTGCGTGTGGCTGTTACCCCCAAGAGAATTCGGAGCGTTCCGGAACGGTCTATGACCAGTTCGAGGAATTGTCGCCTCAACGTTCTCGATTTAGCTTGATGTATATTATGCACAACCAAGCGGTGTCAGGAATCGCAGGATGAATTCACTTTATTCGGAATTGCAATGGCTGCTGCCGGTGCCGAAGGATTTCTCTGACAGGCTGAAGGCGTTGGACAATTCGTCTGGTCCGCTGGGGAGCGAATTGCGTGCGTTGGCTCAATATGGTTTGAGCCTGAACCAACTAACGAAACTAGCGAAGGCAATTGCCAGGGCAAAGAGCGACGGCAAGTCTTTGGATCCACTGGTACCGTTCCGCCTTGCGGTCCTGAGCAACTCGACGATCGATCTAATGGTCCCGGCGCTGGTGGCGAGTGCTGCGCGGCGTGGCATAGCTCTTGAGGTGATTCAGCCTTCCTACGATCAGGTGGCTCAAGAGGCGCTGACGCCCGATTCGAAAGTAAATTCCTCGAGACCGGATGCGGTGCTTTTCGCACTCGATTATCGGGCCCTTCCTTTGAAGCTGTCCCTGGGGGACTCCGAGGGTTCGGCCGCTACCGTTGAGGGAGTCATCGGCTATCTGCAAGCGCTTCGTGATGGCATCAAGAAGCACTCGAACGCGGTTTGCATCTTTCAAAGCTTCGCTCCTCCCGTTGAAACCCTGTTTGGCAGTCTCGACCGCGCACTCCCTGGCTCGACTCGGAGTCTGATCGATGGAATCAACCGCGAGCTTGCTGAGCTTGTTTTACGTTCCGGCGATGTCCTGCTGGACGTCGCCGGACTCGCGGAGACCGTCGGTCTTGCGAACTGGCATGACACGCAACTTTGGAACCTGGCTAAATTTTCCTTTTCGGACGAACTCATTCCGCTCTACTGCGATCACGTGGCCCGTGTTGTTGCCGCGCTTCGGGGCAAGAGCGGGAAAGTCCTGGTCCTCGACCTCGACAACACTGTCTGGGGGGGGATCATCGGAGACGACGGCCTGGAGGGCATCAAGATTGCCCAGGGAGATGCGATCGGCGAGGCCCATCTTGCGGTTCAACGAATGGCTCTCGATTTGCGCCGGCGCGGAATTGTGCTGGCCGTGTCATCGAAAAACACCGATGAGGTTGCGCGTGCCCCGTTCGAACAGCATCCAGAGATGTTACTGAAGCTTGACCACATTGCTGTCTTCCAGGCCAACTGGAACGACAAAGCTACCAACATTCAGGCCATCGCTGAGGAGCTTTCGCTGGGCCTCGACTCAATCGTTTTTCTCGATGACAATCCGGTGGAGCGCGGGCTGGTGCGCAAACTGCTTCCTCAAGTTGCTGTCCCGGAACTCCCGGAAGATCCGTCCGCTTACGCCAGAACTCTCGCTGCGGGCGGCTATTTTGAAGCCGTTACCCTGGCAGCCGAGGATCTCAAACGCGCCAGCTTTTACCAGGACAATGCGAAGCGAGCCAGCTTGCAAAGGCAAGCGGGTGGCGTTGACGCGTATCTGGCATCGCTGGAGATGACCATTACCTTCCAGCCTTTTGATGGGAAGGGCCGGGCACGCATCGTTCAACTGATCAACAAATCCAACCAGTACAACCTCACTACGCGCCGCTATACCGAGCCTGAGATTCTCGAACTGGAGTGCGACCCGACAGTTTTCACCTTGCAGGTGCGTCTGGCGGACATCTTCGGCGACAACGGCATGATCAGCGTAGTAATTTGCAGGCCCGCGGGGAATGAGAAATGGGAGATCGATACCTGGCTGATGAGTTGCAGGGTGCTTGGACGCAAAGTTGAGCACATGGTTCTTCGCAAGATTGTCGAGCATGCGCACGCTGCTGGCGTTCACAAGCTGATCGGTACTTATCGGCCGACAGAGCGCAACAAGCTAGTTGTTGATCACTATGCCAAGCTTGGGTTTAACAAGGTACGAGAAGAAGAATCAGGCCTGACGGAGTGGGAGTTACTTATAGAGGGCACGACAGATTGGGAGGGGGTGCCCATGGAGGTTGTCTCGACCGGCTTTGCTATTGGTGCGGAGGCGCCGGTGTCATGACGCAATCAAGTCTGACCGAACCTCAAGCCGTAGAATCTGGAGCCGTAGAACCTGAGGTCGTAATGGAGCAGAAGTCGCGGCATCGAGACTGGGTACTCTTGCCAGTAGTTGGCCTGATGACGATTTGCATAATGGCAGTTTCGGCCGAGTTGCTTGCAAGGTGGTTCTATCCTGCCACTCAGGTCGGTTTCCAGAACTGCTTTGCGACGAACGATCCATCAGGTGACGCGGCCGTAAAGCCAAATAGCGTTTGCTGGGAAAAAACCGCAGAAAGCAATTTGAAGGCAGAGTACAGGTTCAACAGCAGAGGACATCGCGCCGGCACCGAGTTGAACCCCAAGCCTCCAGGGACGTTCAGGATAGTGTTGATAGGCTCGTCGATTACCCAGGGGCTATTTGTTCCAAGAGAAAAAACATTTGCCGCTCTACTTCCAGAGGAACTTTCTATGGAGAGCGGGCGGAAAGTTGAGGTGTACAACGAGGCCACAGGTGGCAAATTCAGAGGCGGACCATACCCAACTCAGAACTCTGTGCAGCATTTCGATCAAGTACTGGCCGCTCATCCCGACCTGATTCTCTGGGTTATCACTCCGACAGATATTACGAACGCCGGATCAAAAGAGAATGAGGATTCTACGGAGACGGGGGCCATTCAGGAGAATCTGCGATCAGCGACAGCCTCCGCAAAGCCCCTGCGTTTCTGGGACAAGATCGCGGCTTCGATTGCGAATGGAACGCTCGGCGAGCGGTTGAAATCTCGCTGGGAAGACACCCGAACATCTTTCGCGCTGAAGCATCTCCTGATCGCGAGCGAAAGTGAGAATGAGTATATTCAGTCGTATCTTCGAAACGGGGACAACGCCAACTTTCTGAAGACCGAACCTGACTCCAAATGGCAGAGGCAACTGCAGTACTTCGACGTCGAGCTGGCAGGAATAGTAGGGCTTGCTAAGAGTTCGGGTGTGCCCCTTATCGCGGTATTGGTGCCGAATCGCCCTCAGGCGGCAATGCTAGCGAATAGCGAGTGGCCGGCTGGTTACGACCCGTTTAAGCTGGAAAACGAAATCCGCGCGAGCATCATCAACCATGGTGGAAGCTTCATCGACATCCTCGGCGACTTCCGTCGCATCCCCGGCCCCGAGCGAGATTACTTTCCCGTAGATGGCCACCCCGATGGCGAGGGGCACGCAATCATCTCCAGGTTTCTGGCTAGGGAGTTAACCAGCGGGGCAGTGCCGGAGCTGAAAGCTTCGACTCCACCCGACATCGCAACGGAGCCTTGAGCATAATCATGGATACAGCATCCCTGCAATTTGTGCTGTTCGGGTTGATCGCCGCGGCACTCTCGAATCTCAGCCGTTCGCGTGCCTGGCGCTCGATGGTGATCCTGCTGGCCAGCTTGATCTTTCTGGCGATTCTGGCGAAGAGCGCTGTCGTGTTGATCCCGTTGGCTGCATTTCTACTCTTTGGCTATGGCGTTCTTGCGATGCGGGAGCGTGGCTGGTTCAGGAACTGGTTTGGGAGTGCCGCCTGGAGCATTCCGGCGGTAATCTTCGCTTACGTGTGGTTGAAGAAGTATACGTTCTTGCCGGAACGGTTCTTCCTGCACTTTCCCTACTTCACTCTTGGGCTTTCCTATATATTTTTTCGCGTCCTGCACCTGTTGATCGAAGCCAGTGAAGAAGCCGGAGCAGAAGAAAAGCAGCACATCGGCTTTGGCGCCTATCTGCTCTATACCTTGAATTTCACAACCCTCGTCTCCGGCCCGATTCAGCGCTACGATGAGTTTGCGCGAGACCAGTTTGCGGTTCAGCCTCTTCCTCTCGGACCAAGTGTGATTGGACTTCAACTGGAGCGTATCATTCGCGGGTTCTTCAAAGTTAATGTATTGGCAATGCTGCTGCACAGGATGCAGGAGAATGGGCTCGAGCAGCTTATGCAGCCGGTCTCGATTGAGCACAAGTTGTACGCCGCGACTCAACTGACGATCGCATATCCATTTTTTCTCTACGCTAATTTCTCCGGTTACATCGACATTGTGATCGCGTTAGCGCGCTTGATGCGGATTCGGCTGCCTGAAAATTTCGACCGCCCCTTCTCAGCATCGTCATTCCTGGATTTTTGGAATCGGTGGCATATAACACTCTCTATGTGGCTCAAGACTTATGTCTATAACCCGCTACTCATGGCATTGATGCGGCGCATCTCTTCGATTTCGTTGCAGCCATTTTTAGGTGTCATGTGCTTTTTCGTGACATTTTTTCTAATCGGCGTCTGGCACGGGCGCACATCGGAATACATTGTCTTCGGTATCCTCCAAGGCGGGGGAGTTGCGATCAACAAGCTCTGGCAACTTTGGCTCACACGTATCCTCGGCCGCAAGGCTTACAAGGATCTTGCCAAGAATGCGATCTACATTGCTTTTGGACGCGGCCTGACGTTCGGCTGGTTTGCCTTTACCATGTTCTGGTTTTGGGCAAATTGGAAGCAGATTGGCACGATCTTTTCTTCGATCAGTGTTGTTTCGTGGCTCGTCGTATGGCTGGCAATCTGGTTCGGCGCTACCGCGGTATTGGCAATGTGGGAGCAACTGCGTGCGATGGTGCTGACGCTCCGAACGCCGGAAGGGCCCGCGTTCACCAGCCGCTACGCCCTGATGGTTTACGCGACGGCTATGGGCGTGATTGCTCTCGTGATCACAGTTGTGCTCAATCAGCCTGCTCCGGCAATCGTGTACAAAGCATTCTAGTAAGAGACGAATTTGGAGCGAATAGAAGGTCTCACCCTTGAGAAGCTTATTTTTTGCACGCGCCGCCCGGCCTGCACCTGATCGATCCTCTGTGTTGCGTTGCTCTATTCAACGTAGAGTGAGCTGCTTCGGGGCAATCGATGCAGAAGATCGTTGCAAAAAGCTCTGAGGCCTCGCTTGCATCGCGAACTGGCCGGGTGCCAATATCTAGCCGGCCGCAACGACCGCCGGCGCTTTCTGCGTAGCTTTCTGTTGCGCAAAGGCGTTCAGCGCAACTCCAGCCAACATGGCAATAAACGGTAAAGCCGGAAAGTGATAGCGATCCTGGACGACGAAAACCGCATATAGCGCAGTGAAGTAGAGCCACATCAGGATAGGAATAGATGTGATGGTCGCCCAGATTCCGCGTTGCGTTGCCAACACTCCTGATCCAATCAGGCCCAGCGCCAGGACCAGCCACCAATACAGGTCATTCAGCAGCTTGAGCGGCCGAACGACCCGATCCCCATATCTCTCTGCTAGCCCTGGATTCCAATGTACCCCGATAGTCTCATGGTCATAAAGCAAAACCGCTTTTTTCAGAGTACGCATGATGAAACGGCCTGGGTATTGGCGTACATAGGCTTTCGCGATATTGCCAAGATAGATATCTCGGTCTGCTTCCTGCATTCTTGCCGCATCGGGAGGGAGATCTTCCGTTTTGCCATTGCTGGTAGGGTTATTACCTTCCCAGAAATTTACGCCTCCATTTGTCGAAATTTGTACAAAGCGTCCAAAGAGGCGGGTATTGCGGATGCTCCAAGGCGCAATCAGTACAGCCATAGTCAGCAAGATAATAGCGACACGCGCAACGGGAAGGAAATATTTTCTTTCACGAAGAATTTCGATGAAGCAAAAGACGACAGGAAGCACGAGTGCAACGGGACGAATGTAACACGTGGCTGCCGCCAGGACACCGATGAGAAAGGCCTTTGCCCAACGATTCAGCGGGGCCAGCTCCCAGACAGCCAACCAGACCAGCAAAAAAAAATTGAAGATCAACTCACTTCCCAAAACCGACGTGAACTCAATTTGCGAGGGCCAGAAGGTAAACACGAGGCCCGTGATGATAGCAACTCTTTCATTGAACCAGTGCCTGGCGAGGGCCATCGAGAGCCAGATAGTTCCAAGAGAGATCAAGATATTGAACACTACAATAGGCGTATACGTAAACCCGAAGATGCGATACAGGACCGAGTAAATGAACGAAGTACCGACTGGCCAATGTGCGGTCAGGTTTCCCGGACCCCATGCGTATCCGATGCCTTTCGCCAGGTTTTGCGCAAATACGTCGTATGCGAAGCTGTCAGACACTGGATGTA
This DNA window, taken from Acidicapsa acidisoli, encodes the following:
- a CDS encoding acyl carrier protein, which gives rise to MDESDIYARLTEIFEDVFDDDSITATPALSAKDVDGWDSLTHIRLILTVEKAFKVKFSTSEIGKMETVGDLVTLIKARV
- a CDS encoding HAD-IIIC family phosphatase; translation: MNSLYSELQWLLPVPKDFSDRLKALDNSSGPLGSELRALAQYGLSLNQLTKLAKAIARAKSDGKSLDPLVPFRLAVLSNSTIDLMVPALVASAARRGIALEVIQPSYDQVAQEALTPDSKVNSSRPDAVLFALDYRALPLKLSLGDSEGSAATVEGVIGYLQALRDGIKKHSNAVCIFQSFAPPVETLFGSLDRALPGSTRSLIDGINRELAELVLRSGDVLLDVAGLAETVGLANWHDTQLWNLAKFSFSDELIPLYCDHVARVVAALRGKSGKVLVLDLDNTVWGGIIGDDGLEGIKIAQGDAIGEAHLAVQRMALDLRRRGIVLAVSSKNTDEVARAPFEQHPEMLLKLDHIAVFQANWNDKATNIQAIAEELSLGLDSIVFLDDNPVERGLVRKLLPQVAVPELPEDPSAYARTLAAGGYFEAVTLAAEDLKRASFYQDNAKRASLQRQAGGVDAYLASLEMTITFQPFDGKGRARIVQLINKSNQYNLTTRRYTEPEILELECDPTVFTLQVRLADIFGDNGMISVVICRPAGNEKWEIDTWLMSCRVLGRKVEHMVLRKIVEHAHAAGVHKLIGTYRPTERNKLVVDHYAKLGFNKVREEESGLTEWELLIEGTTDWEGVPMEVVSTGFAIGAEAPVS
- a CDS encoding SGNH/GDSL hydrolase family protein translates to MESGRKVEVYNEATGGKFRGGPYPTQNSVQHFDQVLAAHPDLILWVITPTDITNAGSKENEDSTETGAIQENLRSATASAKPLRFWDKIAASIANGTLGERLKSRWEDTRTSFALKHLLIASESENEYIQSYLRNGDNANFLKTEPDSKWQRQLQYFDVELAGIVGLAKSSGVPLIAVLVPNRPQAAMLANSEWPAGYDPFKLENEIRASIINHGGSFIDILGDFRRIPGPERDYFPVDGHPDGEGHAIISRFLARELTSGAVPELKASTPPDIATEP
- a CDS encoding MBOAT family O-acyltransferase → MDTASLQFVLFGLIAAALSNLSRSRAWRSMVILLASLIFLAILAKSAVVLIPLAAFLLFGYGVLAMRERGWFRNWFGSAAWSIPAVIFAYVWLKKYTFLPERFFLHFPYFTLGLSYIFFRVLHLLIEASEEAGAEEKQHIGFGAYLLYTLNFTTLVSGPIQRYDEFARDQFAVQPLPLGPSVIGLQLERIIRGFFKVNVLAMLLHRMQENGLEQLMQPVSIEHKLYAATQLTIAYPFFLYANFSGYIDIVIALARLMRIRLPENFDRPFSASSFLDFWNRWHITLSMWLKTYVYNPLLMALMRRISSISLQPFLGVMCFFVTFFLIGVWHGRTSEYIVFGILQGGGVAINKLWQLWLTRILGRKAYKDLAKNAIYIAFGRGLTFGWFAFTMFWFWANWKQIGTIFSSISVVSWLVVWLAIWFGATAVLAMWEQLRAMVLTLRTPEGPAFTSRYALMVYATAMGVIALVITVVLNQPAPAIVYKAF
- a CDS encoding glycosyltransferase family 39 protein; translation: MHNAGIKPYLDQGENMKVLWHREHWNAALISTLTVSAILRILWAVAVPVHPVSDSFAYDVFAQNLAKGIGYAWGPGNLTAHWPVGTSFIYSVLYRIFGFTYTPIVVFNILISLGTIWLSMALARHWFNERVAIITGLVFTFWPSQIEFTSVLGSELIFNFFLLVWLAVWELAPLNRWAKAFLIGVLAAATCYIRPVALVLPVVFCFIEILRERKYFLPVARVAIILLTMAVLIAPWSIRNTRLFGRFVQISTNGGVNFWEGNNPTSNGKTEDLPPDAARMQEADRDIYLGNIAKAYVRQYPGRFIMRTLKKAVLLYDHETIGVHWNPGLAERYGDRVVRPLKLLNDLYWWLVLALGLIGSGVLATQRGIWATITSIPILMWLYFTALYAVFVVQDRYHFPALPFIAMLAGVALNAFAQQKATQKAPAVVAAG